CGGTCCTCATGGCGTAGGGCTCCTGTCGATGGGCAGCGCGTGCGGGGCCGTCCGGGAAGCGGCCGCCCCAGGTGCCGTACGCCACTGCGTCACGGCGTTCACGGCGTTCACGGCGTTCATGCGGCGGTTCCCTCCTCCGCGGTGAGGTGGATGTGGATGGTGCCGTCCTCGACGGTGACGCGGTGGGTGCGGACGGGCCTGCGGGCCGGAAGGCAGGTCGGCCGGCCCGTGCGGAGATCGAATGAAGCGGCGTGCAGCGGGCATTCGACCAGACAGCCCTCCAGCCAGCCCTCGGAGAGGGAGGCGTCCTGGTGGGTGCAGGTGTCGTCGACGGCGTACAACTCGCCGTCGTCCGTGCGGAACACGGCGATGGGCGGTGTCGTCTCGATGCGGACGGACTCGCCCTCGGGGAGGTTTTCGAGGCGGCAGACGGGAATCATGGGCCCCCCTCTCGGTCCGGGACGCTCGGTCCGGACCTGTCTGGTCCAGGTTGATCAGGCAGTGCGGGACCGTCGCTGGTCCCGCAGCAGATGAAGTTCGGAAGCGAGGAGTGCACAAAGCGCCGGACCTTCGTCGGTCCGTACGGTTCGGCCCCTTCCGGGTGCCGGACTCTTCGGTAACATGATGTTCCACATGACGCACGAACGAGCGCCATGCGCAACAGAATCCGGGCGGGACGACCGTCACGTCAAGGGTTTCCCGCAGATGCGGCCCGAACCGGGCCGACAGGTGGTGAGAGTTCAGCCATGACCCGCACCCAGAAGCAGTCCGACCGCAGTGAGGAGAAGGCCGCGAACCCGGAGAAGCAGAACGGCAGGGGAGCCGCCGGCTCGGTCCAGTCGGTGGACCGTGCCGTGAGTGTGCTGGAGATCCTCGCCCGGCACGGTGAGGCGGGCGTCACCGAGATCGCCGACGAGCTGGACGTGCACAAGTCGACGGCGTTCCGGCTGCTCGGCGTCCTGGAGAACCGCGGCCTGGTGACCCAGGCCAAGGACCGCGGCAAGTACTACCTGGGGGCCGGTGTACTACGCCTGGCGGGGGCGGCGGCAGTGCGCCTGGACATCTCGCAGGAGGGCGTCCCGGTATGCCGGGAACTCGCCGACGAACTGGGCGAGACGGTGAACATCGCGGTCCTGGACGACGACGCGGCGGTCAACATCATGCAGGCCCGGGGCACCGCGTCCGTGACGGCGCAGAACTGGCTGGGCAGGCGCACCCCGCTGCACGCCACCTCGAGCGGCAAGGTGCTGCTCGCGCACATGCCGCCCACCCTGCGCGAGGGCTTCCTCGCCCGTACCCTGCCGCGCTTCACGGAACGCACCATCACCGGCACGTCCGCCCTGCGGAGCGAGCTCGAGATCGTGGTCGAGCAGGGGTACGGCGTCAACCTCGAGGAGATGGAGCTGGGCCTCACAGCCGTGGCCGCCCCGATCCGCGCGCACGACGGCAAGGTCATCGCCGCGATCAGCGCCTCGGGGCCGGTGTACCGGATGAACAGCGACCGGCTGCCCGAGGTGGCCAAGCGCACGGTGGCGGCCGGGGCAGAGCTGTCGCGCCGTATGGGGTACGGCTTCTGACGTAGCCCCGTGTAGGCCTCAGGGCATTTCTCGCGGCGTGAGACCGGCGCGGGACCGGGAATTTCCTGGTCCCGCGCCGCTGTATGTCCGGCAGGTTTCGCCCCGACCGTTCCTTTTGCCAAGGGTTAACTCGTACCTCTTGACGGCCGCTCGATCGCGTTCCCACTATGTCTCTCATCGCGCAACCCATCGTGCATTGCGCAACAGCAGAGGAGCTTGGTCGTGCCACACGAGGTCCGTGCCGTAGTCGCTGTGAAGAAGGGCGCACCCGTTGAGGTGCAGACGATCGTGGTGCCCGACCCGGGTCCCGGGGAGGTGCTGGTCACCGTGCAGGCCTGCGGGGTCTGCCACACGGATCTGCACTATCGGGAGGGCGCGATCACCGACGACTTCCCGTTTCTGCTGGGCCATGAGGCGGCCGGCACGATCGAGGCGGTCGGCCCGGGTGTCACCGACCTCGAACCCGGCGACTACGTGGTGCTGGCGTGGCGTGCGCCCTGCGGTTCCTGCCGTTCCTGTCGCCGCGGTCGGCCCTGGTACTGCTTCGACTCCCGCAACGCCACCCAGCCGATGACCCTGCTGGACGGCACGCCGCTCAGCAACGCCCTCGGCATCGGCGCCTTCGCCGAGAAGACGCTGGTCGCGGCGGGTCAGGCGGTGAAGATCGATCCGGCTGCCCGTCCCGAGGCCGCGGGTCTCATCGGCTGCGGTGTGATGGCGGGTTACGGCGCCGCGGTCAACACCGGCAACGTCGGCCGGGGCGACTCGGTGGCCGTCATCGGCTGCGGCGGCGTCGGCAACGCGGCCATCGCGGGTGCCTGCCTCAACGGCGCCATGAAGGTCATCGCCATCGACATCGACGACAAGAAGCTCGACCAGGCGGAGAAGTTCGGCGCCACACACACCGTCAACTCCCGTGGCACGGACCCGGTCGAGGCGGTCCGCGCCCTCACCGACGGCTTCGGCGTGGACATCGCGATCGACGCGGTGGGCCGCCCGGAGACCTTCACCCAGGCCTTCTACATGCGCGACCACGCGGGCCTGCTGGTCCAGGTCGGCGTGCCTTCCCCCGAGATGAAGGTCGAGCTGCCGCTGATCGACGTGTTCTCGCGCGGCGGCGCCATCAAGTCGTCCTGGTACGGCGACTGCCTGCCGAGCCGCGACTTCCCGTTCCTGATCGACCAGTACCTGTACGGCCTGCTGGACCTCAACGCCTTCGTCAGCGAGACCATCGCGCTCGACCAGGTCGAGGAGGCGTTCGCCAAGATGCACCGGGGCGATGTGCTGCGCTCGGTGGTGGTCCTGTGAGCGCCCAAGGGGCCGTACGCATCGAGCGGGTCGTCACGAAGGGCACCTTCAGCCTCGACGGCGAGACCTTCGACGTCGACAACAACGTCTGGCTGGTCGGCGACGACGAGGAGGTACTGATCGTCGACGCCGCGCACGACGCCCGTACGATCCACGCGGCGGTCGCGGGCCGTCACGTCACCGCCATCGCGTGCACCCACGCCCACGACGACCACGTCGACGCGGCGGCCGAGCTCTCCGTCCTGACGGGCGCGCCCGTCCTGCTCCACCCCGACGACAACGAGCTGTGGTCGTACACCCACCCCGCCCGCAAACCGGACGGCGAGCTGACCGACGGCCGGATCCTCTCCGTCGCCGGGATCGAGATCCAGGTCATCCACAATCCTGGCCACACCTGGGGCAGTTGCTCCTTCTACGCCCCGTTCCTGAACGCCGTCTTCACCGGCGACACCCTCTTCCACGGCGGCCCCGGCGCCACCGGCCGCTCCTACTCGGACCGCCCCACCATCGAGGCGTCCCTCCGCAACCGGCTGCTCCCGCTGCCTTACGACACGGTCGTCCACACCGGGCACGGCCAGGACACGACGATCGCCGCCGAGCGGCCGAACGTCCCCGCCCTCTGAGCACCTCTCCCAGCGCCTTCACCCTCGTCCCGGCAAGGAGGGGCATGTCCAGCACGCCCGAAATCCGTCCCCAAGGCACGCCCGAAACCCGCACCCAAGGCGCTCCCGAAACCCGCGCGAGCGGTCCCCGAGTCGTGATCATCGGCGCCGGCATCGTCGGCTGCTCGCTCGCCGACGAGCTGACCGCCCGCGGCTGGACCGACGTCACCGTCCTCGACCAGGGCCCCCTGCCCGCCCCGGGCGGCTCCACCTCGCACGCGCCCGGCCTCGTCTTCCAGACCAGCCCGTCCAAGACGCTCGCCGCCTTCGCGAAGTACACGGTCGAGAAGTTCGGCGACCTCCAGGTCGACGGCGTCTCCTGCTTCCACCAGGTCGGCGGCCTGGAACTCGCCACCACCCCCGAGCGCCTCGCCGAACTGCACCGCCGGGCCGGCTACGCCGCCGCCTGGGGCATCCGCGGCGAGGTCGTCAGCACCACCCGCTGCAAGGAACTGTGGCCGCTCCTCGACGAGTCGGTGGTCCTCGGCGGCTTCCACACCCCCGACGACGGCCTGGCCCGCGCCCTGCTCGCCTCCCGCGCCCAGATGGAACGGGCCACCGCGAGGGGCGCCCGCTTCCTGGAGCGCCACACGGTCACCGGCATCGAACAGGAAGCCGGTCAAGTCACCGCCGTGGTCACCGACCAGGGCACCTTCCCCGCCGACCACATCGTCTCGGCCGCCGGCTTCTGGGGTCCGGTCATCGGCCGCATGGCCGGCGTCGACGTCCCCCTGCAACCGCTCGCCCACCAGTACGCGAGGACGAAGCCGCTCCCCGAGCTGAGCGGAGCCACCGCGGAAGCCGAGAAGCCCATCCTCCGCTTCCAGGACCGCGACCTCTACTTCCGCGAGCACACCGACCGCATCGGCATCGGCAGCTACGCCCACAGGCCGATGCCCGTCGACCCGTTCGCGGTCCTGCCGTACGACGAGGCCCGCGCGCAGAACATGGACATGCCTTCCTCCCATCCCTTCACCAAGGAGGACTGGGCCCCGAGCTGGGACGACTGCCGCCGGCTGATCCCGGCGCTGCGGGACGCCGACATCGAGGAGGGCTTCAACGGCGTCTTCTCCTTCACCCCGGACGGCATGCCGGTCCTGGGCGAGTCGCGCCGGCTGCGCGGTTTCTGGCTGGCCGAGGCCGTCTGGGTCACCCACTCCGCCGGTGTCGCCAAGGCCGTCGCCGAGTGGATGGTCGACGGGCGGCCGTCGACCGACGTGCACGAGTGCGACCTCACGCGTTTCGAGGAAGCGCAGCGTTCACCGTCGTACATCCGTGAACGCGGTTCACAGCAGTTCGTCGAGGTGTACGACGTGCTCCATCCGCTCCAGCCGATGGAGCAGCCGCGGCCGCTCCGCGTGAGCCCGTTCTACGCCCGTCAGCAGCAGCTCGGCGCGTACTTCCTCGAAGGGGGCGGCTGGGAGCGCCCGCACTGGTACGAGGCGAACGCCCCCCTCGTGGACGGGCTGCGGCTCCCCGAGCGCGACGCCTGGTCGGCCCGCCACTGGTCGCCCATCGCGGCTGCCGAGGCCAAGGCCACCCGGGAAAAGGTCGCCCTCTACGACATGACCCCCCTGCGGCGCCTGGAAGTCACCGGCCCCGGAGCCCTCGACTTCCTCCACCGCATGACCACCAACAACCTCCGCAAGAAGCCCGGCGCGGTCACCTACACCCTCCTCCTCGACGAGACCGGCGGGATCCGCTCCGATCTCACCGTCGCCCGCCTCGCTCCCGACCGCTTCCAGGTCGGCGCGAACTCCCCCGCCGACCTCGACCGGCTCCTCCGCCACGCCCCGCCGGACGTGCACATCAGGGACATCACCTCCGGCACCTGCTGCGTCGGCGTCTGGGGCCCCCTCGCCCGCGACCTCGTCCAGCCCCTCACCCCCGACGACTTCTCGCACGAGGCCTTCGGCTACTTCCGTGCGAAGGAGACGTACATCGGGCATGTCCCGGTGACGGCCATGCGGCTGTCGTACGTCGGCGAACTCGGCTGGGAGCTGTACACGACCGCCGACCTGGGACTCAGGCTCTGGGACACCCTGTGGGAGGCCGGCCAGGAGCACGGCGTGATCGCGGCCGGGCGCTCGGCCTTCAACTCCCTGCGTCTGGAGAAGGGTTACCGGGCCTGGGGCACGGACATGACCGACGAGCACAACCCCTTCGAGGCGGGCGTCGGCTTCGCGGTGCGCATGGACAAGGACGCATTCGTCGGCAAGGCCGCCCTGGAAGCCGCGGAACAGCCCACCCGCCGCCTCACCCCCCTCCTCCTCGACGACCCGGCCGCCGTCGTCCTCGGCAAGGAGCCGGTGTACGTCGACGGCGCCCCCGCCGGCTACGTCACCAGCGCGTCGTACGGCTACACGCTCGGCCGCTGTGTGGCGTACGCCTGGCTCCCCACGCTCGCCACCGGCACCGCCGTACACATCGAGTACTTCGGCGAGAAGGTCCCGGCCACCGTCGCCGACGAGCCGCTGTTCGACCCCAAGATGACCCGCATCCGCCGGTAGGAGTCCCGCCATGTCACCCACTTACGACGTGATCGTCATCGGTCTCGGCGGCATGGGCAGCGCCGCCGCCCACCATCTGTCCGCGCGCGGCGCCCGCGTGCTCGGCCTGGAGAAGTTCGGCCCCGTGCACAACCGCGGCTCCAGCCACGGCGGTTCGCGGATCACCCGGCAGTCGTACTTCGAGGACCCGGCGTACGTTCCGCTGCTGCTGCGCGCCTACGAGCTGTACGACGAGCTGGAGCGGGCCACCGGCCGTGAGATCGCGATCCTCAACGGCGGCGTGATGGTCGGCCGCCCCGACTCACGGACCGTCTCCGGCTCGCTGCGCTCGGCCGAGGAGTGGGGCCTGGCGCACGAGATGCTGGACGCGAAGGAGATCCGCCGCCGCTTCCCGACGCTCACACCGCGGGACGACGAGGTCGCGCTGTACGAGCCCAAGGCAGGTCTGGTCCGGCCCGAGAACACCGTCGCCGCCCACCTCCAGCTCGCCACCCGGCAGGGCGCCGACCTGCACTTCGAGGAGCCCATGACCCGCTGGGAGCCGTACCGGGACGGTGTCCGCGTCCATACGGCCGAGAACACCTACACCGGCGCCCAGTTGGTGATCTGCCCGGGCGCGTGGGCGCCGCAGCTGCTCACCGACATCGGGGTGCCGTTCACCATCGAACGGCAGGTCATGTACTGGTTCCAGCCGCAACAGGGCGTCGAGCCCTTCCTCCCCGCCAACCACCCGATCTACATCTGGGAGGACGCGGCCGGCGTCCAGGTCTACGGCTTCCCGTCCATCGACGGCCCCGGCCTCGGCGCCAAGGTCGCCTTCTTCCGCAAGGGCGAGGTCACCACGCCGGAGACCATCGACCGGACGGTCCACGGGGACGAGATCGAGGCGATGGCCGACCACATGGCCGGATGCATCCCGGACCTGCCCGGCACCTTCCTCAAGGCCGCGACCTGTATGTACTCCAACACCCCGGACGAGCACTTCGTGATCGCCCGGCACCCCGCGCATCCGGAGTCGGTCACCGTGGCCTGCGGGTTCTCCGGGCACGGCTTCAAGTTCGTGCCCGTCGTCGGCGAGATCCTCGCCGACCTGGCCCTGACCGGCACCACCGAGCACCCCATCGGCCTGTTCGACCCCGCCCGCCTCGCCGCCGCGCCCGCCTGAGGAGCACGCACGTGACGACGACCCCCGCCCCCGAGACACCCGTCCCGGCGCCCCAGGTCTCCCCCAGCCTCATCGCGACGCTGCCGGGCCACTACTACACCGACCCGGAACTGTTCCGGCAGGAGCAGGAGCACATCTTCGAGCGGATGTGGTTCTGCGCCGTCCGCAGCTCCGACCTCGACAAGCCCGGTGCCTTCCGCACCGTCCAGGTCGGCCGCGAGAACGTCATCATCACCCGCACCCGCAAGGGCGAACTGCGCGCCTTCCTCAACGTCTGCCGGCACCGCGGGGCCCGGCTGTGCATGGAGGACGCCGGCGAGATCCGGCGCACCCTGCAGTGCCCGTACCACGCGTGGACGTACGACCTCGACGGCAAGTTGATCGCCGCACCAAACTTGATCAAGATGCCGGACGTCGATCGCGTCGAGTACGGATTGATCAAGGTGTCCCTGCGCGAGTGGCTCGGCTATGCCTGGGTGTGCCTGGCCGACGACCCCCCGTCGTTCGAGGACACGGTCATGGACGCCGCCGTCGAACGGCTCGGCGACGTGGCCGCGATCGAGCACTACGGCACCGAGCACCTCGCCCTCGGCAAACGCGTCACGTACGACGTGAAGGCGAACTGGAAGCTGATCGTCGAGAACTTCATGGAGTGCTACCACTGCGCGACGATCCACCCCGAACTCACGGACGTGCTACCGGAGTTCGCGGACGGCTACGCGGCCCAGTACTACGTGGGCCACGGCGCCGAGTTCGGCGAGGACGTCAAGGGCTTCACCGTCGACGGCAGCGAGGGCTTCGGCAAACTGCCCGCCGTGTCGGAGGACCAGGACCGCCGCTACTACGCCATCACGGTCAAGCCGGCGGTGTTCATCAACCTCGTACCGGACCATGTGATCCTGCACCGCATGTTCCCGCTGGCCGAGGACCGCACGGTCGTCGAGTGCGACTGGCTGTACGCTCCGGAGGTGGTGGCGTCCGGAGCGGACGTGTCGAAGTCGGTGGAGCTGTTCCACCGGGTCAACGAGCAGGACTTCGAGGCCTGTGAACGGACGCAGCCGGCCATGGCGTCGCGCGCCTACCGCAGGGGTGGTGTGCTGGTCCCCAACGAGCACCACATCGGGATCTTCCACGAGTGGGTTCTTCAGCAGCTGGGAGGCGGCCATGGCGGACCTGTTCATTGACGGCGCGTGGCGGAGCGCGCTCGACGAGCGCACCCGCGAGATCCGCTGTCCCGCCGACGGCTCCCCGGTGGGGGTCGTGGACGAGGCGGGCGGCAAGGACACGGTGGAGGCGATCGCCGCCGCCCGCCGCGCCTTCGACGAGGGCCCGTGGCCGCGCACCTCCCCGAACGAGCGCGGTGACCTGCTGCTGCGGGTCGCCGACCTCCTCCTACGGGACAAGGAGGCGCTCGCCCGTGCGGAGTCGTTGGACACGGGGAAGCGGCTCGTCGAGAGCGAGTACGACATCGACGACATCGCCAACTGCTTCCGCTACTTCGGGCGCCTGGTCGCGAGCGAGACCGGGCGGGTCGTCGACACCGGCCGGGAGGACGTCGACAGCCGGGTGGTGGACGAGCCGGTCGGCGTCTGTGCGCTCATCACGCCGTGGAACTACCCCCTTCTGCAAACGGCTTGGAAGGTCGCCCCGGCGATCGCGGCCGGCAACACGTTCGTGCTGAAGCCGAGCGAGCTGACGCCGCACACCGCGATCCACCTCATGCGCCTCCTGGAGGAGGCCGGACTCCCGCCGGGCGTCGCCAACCTGGTCCTCGGCGCCGGTCCGGAGGCGGGCGCCCCGCTCGGCGACCACCCGGACGTGGATCTGATCTCCTTCACCGGTGGCCTCCAGACCGGGCGCCGCCTCATGGCCGCGGCGGCCGGGACCGTGAAGAAGGTCGCGCTCGAGCTCGGCGGGAAGAACCCCAACATCGTCTTCGCCGACGCCGACTTCGAGACGGCCGTCGACATGGCGCTGACGGCCGTGTTCCTGCACTCCGGGCAGGTCTGCTCGGCGGGGGCGCGGCTGCTGGTGGAGGACGCGCTGCACGACCGGTTCGTCGACGAGGTCGTACTACGCGCCGCGGACATCAGGCTCGGGGGCCCGTTCGACGAACGGGCGCAGACCGGGCCGCTGATCTCGGCGGCGCACCGCGCGAAGGTCGAAGCGTATGTCGCCCAGGGGCTGGCGGAGGGCGCGGTGCTGCGCTGCGGGGGCGCACGCCCTTCCGGGCCGGGCTTCGAGAAGGGGTTCTACTATCTGCCCACCGTGCTGGACGAGTGCACCGCGGGGATGTCGGTGGTCCGGGAGGAGTCCTTCGGGCCGGTGCTGACCGTCGAGCGCTTCACGGGCGAGGACGAGGTGGTGAGCCTGGCCAACGACACCATCTACGGCCTGGCCGGCGCCGTGTGGACGAGCGACGAGGCCAAGGCGGCCCGGGTCGCAGCGCGGCTGCGGCTCGGCACGGTCTGGATCAACGACTACCACCCGTACGTGCCGCAGGCGGAGTGGGGCGGCTTCAAGCAGTCGGGTTTCGGCCGCGAACTCGGGCCCTCGGGGCTCGCCGAGTACCGCGAGACGAAGCACATCTGGCGCAACACGTCTCCCGCGCCACAGGGATGGTTCGCCTAACGCAGGCGTAACTCGACGTAACAGCGGGCACATTGCCACCGCGTATAACCGCCCTCATTGAGCCATCTTGATCCGACCTTG
The nucleotide sequence above comes from Streptomyces sp. NL15-2K. Encoded proteins:
- a CDS encoding aromatic ring-hydroxylating dioxygenase subunit alpha → MTTTPAPETPVPAPQVSPSLIATLPGHYYTDPELFRQEQEHIFERMWFCAVRSSDLDKPGAFRTVQVGRENVIITRTRKGELRAFLNVCRHRGARLCMEDAGEIRRTLQCPYHAWTYDLDGKLIAAPNLIKMPDVDRVEYGLIKVSLREWLGYAWVCLADDPPSFEDTVMDAAVERLGDVAAIEHYGTEHLALGKRVTYDVKANWKLIVENFMECYHCATIHPELTDVLPEFADGYAAQYYVGHGAEFGEDVKGFTVDGSEGFGKLPAVSEDQDRRYYAITVKPAVFINLVPDHVILHRMFPLAEDRTVVECDWLYAPEVVASGADVSKSVELFHRVNEQDFEACERTQPAMASRAYRRGGVLVPNEHHIGIFHEWVLQQLGGGHGGPVH
- a CDS encoding FAD-dependent oxidoreductase, encoding MSSTPEIRPQGTPETRTQGAPETRASGPRVVIIGAGIVGCSLADELTARGWTDVTVLDQGPLPAPGGSTSHAPGLVFQTSPSKTLAAFAKYTVEKFGDLQVDGVSCFHQVGGLELATTPERLAELHRRAGYAAAWGIRGEVVSTTRCKELWPLLDESVVLGGFHTPDDGLARALLASRAQMERATARGARFLERHTVTGIEQEAGQVTAVVTDQGTFPADHIVSAAGFWGPVIGRMAGVDVPLQPLAHQYARTKPLPELSGATAEAEKPILRFQDRDLYFREHTDRIGIGSYAHRPMPVDPFAVLPYDEARAQNMDMPSSHPFTKEDWAPSWDDCRRLIPALRDADIEEGFNGVFSFTPDGMPVLGESRRLRGFWLAEAVWVTHSAGVAKAVAEWMVDGRPSTDVHECDLTRFEEAQRSPSYIRERGSQQFVEVYDVLHPLQPMEQPRPLRVSPFYARQQQLGAYFLEGGGWERPHWYEANAPLVDGLRLPERDAWSARHWSPIAAAEAKATREKVALYDMTPLRRLEVTGPGALDFLHRMTTNNLRKKPGAVTYTLLLDETGGIRSDLTVARLAPDRFQVGANSPADLDRLLRHAPPDVHIRDITSGTCCVGVWGPLARDLVQPLTPDDFSHEAFGYFRAKETYIGHVPVTAMRLSYVGELGWELYTTADLGLRLWDTLWEAGQEHGVIAAGRSAFNSLRLEKGYRAWGTDMTDEHNPFEAGVGFAVRMDKDAFVGKAALEAAEQPTRRLTPLLLDDPAAVVLGKEPVYVDGAPAGYVTSASYGYTLGRCVAYAWLPTLATGTAVHIEYFGEKVPATVADEPLFDPKMTRIRR
- a CDS encoding aldehyde dehydrogenase family protein yields the protein MADLFIDGAWRSALDERTREIRCPADGSPVGVVDEAGGKDTVEAIAAARRAFDEGPWPRTSPNERGDLLLRVADLLLRDKEALARAESLDTGKRLVESEYDIDDIANCFRYFGRLVASETGRVVDTGREDVDSRVVDEPVGVCALITPWNYPLLQTAWKVAPAIAAGNTFVLKPSELTPHTAIHLMRLLEEAGLPPGVANLVLGAGPEAGAPLGDHPDVDLISFTGGLQTGRRLMAAAAGTVKKVALELGGKNPNIVFADADFETAVDMALTAVFLHSGQVCSAGARLLVEDALHDRFVDEVVLRAADIRLGGPFDERAQTGPLISAAHRAKVEAYVAQGLAEGAVLRCGGARPSGPGFEKGFYYLPTVLDECTAGMSVVREESFGPVLTVERFTGEDEVVSLANDTIYGLAGAVWTSDEAKAARVAARLRLGTVWINDYHPYVPQAEWGGFKQSGFGRELGPSGLAEYRETKHIWRNTSPAPQGWFA
- a CDS encoding IclR family transcriptional regulator, with product MTRTQKQSDRSEEKAANPEKQNGRGAAGSVQSVDRAVSVLEILARHGEAGVTEIADELDVHKSTAFRLLGVLENRGLVTQAKDRGKYYLGAGVLRLAGAAAVRLDISQEGVPVCRELADELGETVNIAVLDDDAAVNIMQARGTASVTAQNWLGRRTPLHATSSGKVLLAHMPPTLREGFLARTLPRFTERTITGTSALRSELEIVVEQGYGVNLEEMELGLTAVAAPIRAHDGKVIAAISASGPVYRMNSDRLPEVAKRTVAAGAELSRRMGYGF
- a CDS encoding S-(hydroxymethyl)mycothiol dehydrogenase, which encodes MPHEVRAVVAVKKGAPVEVQTIVVPDPGPGEVLVTVQACGVCHTDLHYREGAITDDFPFLLGHEAAGTIEAVGPGVTDLEPGDYVVLAWRAPCGSCRSCRRGRPWYCFDSRNATQPMTLLDGTPLSNALGIGAFAEKTLVAAGQAVKIDPAARPEAAGLIGCGVMAGYGAAVNTGNVGRGDSVAVIGCGGVGNAAIAGACLNGAMKVIAIDIDDKKLDQAEKFGATHTVNSRGTDPVEAVRALTDGFGVDIAIDAVGRPETFTQAFYMRDHAGLLVQVGVPSPEMKVELPLIDVFSRGGAIKSSWYGDCLPSRDFPFLIDQYLYGLLDLNAFVSETIALDQVEEAFAKMHRGDVLRSVVVL
- a CDS encoding bifunctional 3-phenylpropionate/cinnamic acid dioxygenase ferredoxin subunit, which codes for MIPVCRLENLPEGESVRIETTPPIAVFRTDDGELYAVDDTCTHQDASLSEGWLEGCLVECPLHAASFDLRTGRPTCLPARRPVRTHRVTVEDGTIHIHLTAEEGTAA
- a CDS encoding MBL fold metallo-hydrolase, which codes for MSAQGAVRIERVVTKGTFSLDGETFDVDNNVWLVGDDEEVLIVDAAHDARTIHAAVAGRHVTAIACTHAHDDHVDAAAELSVLTGAPVLLHPDDNELWSYTHPARKPDGELTDGRILSVAGIEIQVIHNPGHTWGSCSFYAPFLNAVFTGDTLFHGGPGATGRSYSDRPTIEASLRNRLLPLPYDTVVHTGHGQDTTIAAERPNVPAL
- the solA gene encoding N-methyl-L-tryptophan oxidase, producing the protein MSPTYDVIVIGLGGMGSAAAHHLSARGARVLGLEKFGPVHNRGSSHGGSRITRQSYFEDPAYVPLLLRAYELYDELERATGREIAILNGGVMVGRPDSRTVSGSLRSAEEWGLAHEMLDAKEIRRRFPTLTPRDDEVALYEPKAGLVRPENTVAAHLQLATRQGADLHFEEPMTRWEPYRDGVRVHTAENTYTGAQLVICPGAWAPQLLTDIGVPFTIERQVMYWFQPQQGVEPFLPANHPIYIWEDAAGVQVYGFPSIDGPGLGAKVAFFRKGEVTTPETIDRTVHGDEIEAMADHMAGCIPDLPGTFLKAATCMYSNTPDEHFVIARHPAHPESVTVACGFSGHGFKFVPVVGEILADLALTGTTEHPIGLFDPARLAAAPA